TGGATTCTTGTTCTTGTAGGATGGGGAACAGACGAGAAGGCTATCATACGCGTTTTAGGAAAAAGAAACGAGAGCCAGAGAAAGAGAATCAGGGAGAGTTATAAAGAGATTTACGGCAAAGATCTTATCGATGATCTCTCCTCTGAACTCTCTGGTGATTTCAAGGTACTGGCTCTAAGGTTATATGGGTTATTAAGAATTTTTGTAAAAATTTCTTTTTAATACGGCAAAGAGAATCAGAGAGAGTTATAGAGAGAGTTATATGTTACTCTAAAAAAAATTGAAGGCCAAAAACAATGTTTTACTCCGGTCTTGATTAAAAACAAAGGGATGAGAGGTGTTGTCTCTTCTATAACATGAAAACAAGAACTTGTGATTTAATTCGCAGAAAGCTGTGATTCTGTGGACGAAAGATCCAGCAGAGAGAGACGCAAGGCTTGCGAACAAGGTCTTGAATGACAAAAAGAAAACCATAGAGAAACTCAAGATCCTCGTGGAGATCTCTTGCACAAGTTCTCCTAACCATTTTATTGCTGTGAGGAAAGCTTATTGTTCTCTCTACGACTCATCCCTTGAAGAAGACATTGCTTCCTCTGTTCCTTTTCCTCTTGCAAAGGTCTTTATTTTACTCTTTTGTCTTTTAGCTGTCTCATAAGAAACTCAATTAGTCTAATACCACCTTTATGGTAATAATAAAATGGACAGTTGCTGGTGACATTAGCAACTTCATTCAGATATGATAAAGAGAAGGTTGACAAGGAAGTTGCTACAATAGAGGCGGGTATGCTACATGAAGCCATATCAAAAAAGCAACTAGATCATGATCATGTCCTTTACATAATAGGAACTCGCAGTATCTACCAGCTCAGAGAAACCTTTGTTGCTTACAAGCAGAGTTATGGGAACACATTAGATAAGGTTAGATTAGAAGCATCTTTGTTTAGCTTTGAGAATTTTGTCTTTTCATGGATACTTCATGTTTATTGTTATTATGGACAGGATGTTGATGGATGTCCTGGAGATGCTGATCTGAGAAGTCTATTGCAGATGGTGATCTTGTGCATTGAGTTCCCTGAGAAACACTTTGCAAAGGTACTAAAATTTGAGCAGACATAGACTCAAATAGCAAAATGATATATCAAGAAAGACAAGAAAGGTGTTTAATTATGTTTACTTGCAGGTTGTAAGAGATTCGATTGAGGGGTTTGGAACTGATGAAGATTCGTTGACGAGAGCGATTGTGATGCGTGCAGAGATTGATTTGATGAAAGTAAGAGGAGAGTATTTCAATATGTATAACGCAAGCATGGATAACGCTATCATTGGTGATGTTTCTGGTGACTACAAGGACTTCCTCATGACTCTACTTGGTTCCAAAATCTGATCTTTGTTTGAATTTTAATATTCTTGGCTTGGCTTGTGAATTGTGACTTGTATTAAAAACTTCATTTTCTGTTTCAGATTTGATAAAACATGTTATAAAAATAATCAAAACTACTCTTGGTTTTTGAATTTTTTTTTATGTGTATTAGATCTGCGGTTTTGTTAAGCCAGTTTATCAAACCAAACTAATTTATATCAATAATTCAAACCCAACTAACCAAATTAACCAAAAACAATTGAAGTTGCTACAATTTATTGAAATTATTCAAATTTAACTAAAAGAAAAGCAAAAACTTTGATTCAATTCTGCAGAAAATTGGAAAACAAATTTATCAAAACCAAACTGAACTGCAAAGGTTTGAAAAGGATGCTAGCCCTGTTCTGGATAAACCAACCGATTCCAGAAGATGACAAGGATGACTTCAAAGAATGAGTTAAGTAGGCAAAACAGAACGTGTCAATGAGATTTGTTGTAATGTTAGTGAACACACACATGCTCCCTTGTGTTGAATTGAAAGACAAGAAGATTTGGGTTAAAAGACAAACAACAACAAGAGTGTGCATGTTGAATTTGTAGTCAACTTTTTTGTTTTGGCTGTTTGAAAAGAGACCAAGTTTGATCTCTCATCAAAGCTTTCCCATTCTATCTGCTAACTCCTGACTATGTTAAAAATTAGCAACGTTCTATACTTGTTGCAGCAATTACAAGCATCTTCGTCTTTCATGCTCCCTCATGGCAATCACTCCTACCGCTATATCTATCTCTGTCTCCATCAAAAGTTGTTTATAATTTACTAAGCACAACCATAGTGTTTGATTTTCTTGTAAAATGTTGACAAGTGTTGGTGCCTCATGTGGTGTTCTTAAAAAATCTTCAAAACGCCGTCGTATTATCATCTATT
The DNA window shown above is from Brassica oleracea var. oleracea cultivar TO1000 chromosome C3, BOL, whole genome shotgun sequence and carries:
- the LOC106331730 gene encoding annexin D3-like, with protein sequence MATIRVPDEVPSPAQDSETLNKAFRGWGTDEKAIIRVLGKRNESQRKRIRESYKEIYGKDLIDDLSSELSGDFKKAVILWTKDPAERDARLANKVLNDKKKTIEKLKILVEISCTSSPNHFIAVRKAYCSLYDSSLEEDIASSVPFPLAKLLVTLATSFRYDKEKVDKEVATIEAGMLHEAISKKQLDHDHVLYIIGTRSIYQLRETFVAYKQSYGNTLDKDVDGCPGDADLRSLLQMVILCIEFPEKHFAKVVRDSIEGFGTDEDSLTRAIVMRAEIDLMKVRGEYFNMYNASMDNAIIGDVSGDYKDFLMTLLGSKI